The following proteins come from a genomic window of Edaphobacter sp. 4G125:
- a CDS encoding GntR family transcriptional regulator, whose translation MTTTRRYRMKASKKTIASPPLLIKSSLAEQLKNEIVRGNLPQGSRIIEKFWASKFGVAQTSVREAINILISEGFATKNSGRSARVSSYSPEKVAQIYEVRAALEGMAARILTQSGQDLSALEHAIANMAKSIKSKDLTALLEADLRFHLQLCELTGNEVLSQHARMLLVPLFAFVSMRLGGNATLATAWKPDLERHRAMVRAIAEGEASIAELTVRNAILRFADHANQIWR comes from the coding sequence TTGACAACGACTCGCCGGTATCGAATGAAAGCATCAAAAAAAACTATTGCCAGCCCACCTCTCCTGATCAAATCGTCCCTTGCGGAACAACTTAAAAACGAAATTGTTCGTGGCAACTTACCCCAGGGTTCTCGCATCATTGAAAAATTCTGGGCGAGTAAGTTTGGTGTTGCTCAAACCTCTGTCCGTGAAGCCATCAACATTCTTATCTCCGAAGGTTTTGCAACCAAAAATTCTGGACGCAGTGCGCGCGTTAGCTCATATTCTCCCGAGAAAGTGGCCCAAATCTATGAAGTTCGGGCTGCGCTCGAAGGAATGGCTGCCCGTATCCTCACCCAGTCCGGTCAGGATCTCTCTGCCCTGGAACATGCAATCGCCAATATGGCGAAATCCATTAAAAGCAAGGATTTGACGGCTCTGCTCGAAGCCGATCTTAGATTCCATTTGCAACTTTGTGAACTTACCGGCAATGAAGTCCTATCTCAGCATGCGCGCATGCTCTTGGTACCGCTCTTTGCCTTTGTCTCGATGCGTCTAGGAGGAAACGCAACGCTAGCAACAGCTTGGAAACCGGACCTCGAACGACACCGCGCCATGGTACGTGCTATAGCAGAAGGAGAAGCCTCGATCGCCGAGTTGACGGTTCGAAATGCTATTCTTCGCTTTGCCGACCATGCGAACCAGATCTGGCGTTAG
- a CDS encoding SDR family NAD(P)-dependent oxidoreductase has product MSGSLSGKCVVVTGGAQGIGLECARAYVREGAQVAILDLSIEQGERAAVMLGPVALFVHCDISSSSSVEKAVSVVLAALGKVDALHNNAGVAMPSKPLHETDEAEWDRLFGVNLKSVLWTTRYFYKELLSTRGTILNTASMVGLIGQANHAAYVATKGALISLTKAMALDYAADGIRVNAICPAGVWTPMLRQWAAEQENEADIASYLDRIHPLGSCPEGDVIADAAVFLLSDAARFITGCALPVSGGAELGYRL; this is encoded by the coding sequence GTGTCTGGAAGCTTATCTGGCAAGTGTGTCGTGGTGACTGGTGGAGCTCAGGGGATTGGCTTGGAATGTGCGCGGGCCTATGTTCGAGAGGGTGCTCAAGTTGCGATTTTGGATTTGTCGATCGAGCAAGGAGAGCGGGCTGCGGTCATGCTCGGTCCTGTTGCCCTGTTCGTGCACTGTGACATATCCAGTTCTTCATCCGTAGAAAAAGCGGTGTCTGTCGTGCTCGCTGCATTGGGCAAAGTCGATGCGCTCCACAACAACGCTGGAGTCGCAATGCCGTCAAAGCCGTTGCACGAGACTGACGAGGCAGAATGGGACCGACTCTTCGGGGTGAATCTGAAATCTGTCCTTTGGACTACGAGGTACTTTTATAAAGAGCTGCTCTCTACGCGCGGCACGATTCTGAACACCGCAAGTATGGTCGGCCTCATCGGTCAGGCGAATCATGCAGCATATGTTGCAACCAAAGGTGCTTTGATTTCTTTGACCAAAGCGATGGCATTGGACTATGCGGCAGATGGAATTCGGGTCAATGCTATTTGTCCTGCAGGGGTGTGGACTCCGATGCTTCGGCAATGGGCCGCAGAGCAGGAGAACGAGGCTGACATTGCCTCCTACCTTGATCGCATCCATCCTCTAGGAAGTTGCCCGGAAGGTGATGTTATCGCGGATGCAGCTGTCTTTTTGCTTTCAGATGCTGCCCGGTTTATTACTGGCTGTGCGCTGCCCGTCAGTGGCGGAGCTGAACTTGGCTATCGACTTTAG
- a CDS encoding enolase C-terminal domain-like protein, which translates to MQIKTIFAEDRRFPLEPGAGSDAVHSNPVYSFAVTQLTLDTGVTGTGIVLTMGRGNELVCNAIGLLSLQLVGRDIEELMSDFGLTFRLLADDPQLRWLGPHKGVVHLALASITNACFDAWAKARQVPLWKLLLSLSPDEIVALLDLSYLEDVLDTRRATELLTTQMSSRSEREDVLAAGYPGYDTSVGWYQYSSMQMEDRVRRSVDAGFNAFKLKVGGSLEHDLVRARGLRKVVGDQATLMFDANQQWSYPQALIACKELATLNPLWIEEPTHPDDVFAHKSLANAAAPIALALGEHVPNRVIFKNFLQAECAKFLQPDCTRLGGVSEFLTVSLLARIFGVPVVPHVGDMGQIHQHLVLFNHVALGHPKTFLEYIPHLSTHFVHPAVVKDGRYQTPQEAGSSSDLV; encoded by the coding sequence ATGCAGATCAAAACAATTTTCGCGGAAGATCGTCGATTTCCGTTGGAACCGGGTGCAGGTTCGGATGCAGTTCATTCCAATCCAGTCTATTCCTTCGCGGTTACGCAACTGACGCTCGATACTGGTGTAACGGGAACTGGAATTGTACTTACGATGGGCCGCGGGAATGAACTTGTGTGCAATGCGATAGGTCTTCTGAGCCTTCAATTGGTGGGTAGAGATATCGAAGAGCTGATGTCAGATTTTGGCCTGACATTTCGGCTGCTGGCAGATGATCCGCAGCTTCGCTGGTTGGGACCCCACAAAGGGGTAGTTCATCTCGCCCTTGCATCGATTACGAACGCTTGTTTTGACGCCTGGGCCAAAGCAAGGCAGGTTCCGCTTTGGAAACTTCTTCTCTCTCTTTCTCCAGATGAGATCGTGGCGTTATTGGACCTCAGTTACCTGGAGGATGTGTTGGATACGCGTCGAGCCACAGAACTGTTGACGACTCAGATGTCTTCTCGTTCGGAACGAGAAGACGTACTTGCGGCGGGCTATCCGGGCTACGATACGAGCGTTGGGTGGTATCAATACAGTTCGATGCAAATGGAGGACCGAGTTAGACGTAGCGTCGACGCGGGTTTCAACGCCTTTAAATTGAAGGTAGGTGGGTCGCTGGAGCATGATCTCGTCCGCGCACGAGGGTTGCGAAAAGTTGTTGGAGATCAAGCAACGCTTATGTTTGATGCAAATCAGCAGTGGAGCTATCCCCAGGCTTTGATCGCATGCAAAGAACTTGCAACCCTCAATCCACTTTGGATCGAAGAGCCCACGCATCCGGACGACGTGTTTGCCCACAAGTCTCTAGCGAATGCTGCTGCTCCCATTGCATTAGCTCTGGGGGAGCATGTGCCGAATCGAGTGATCTTTAAGAATTTCCTGCAGGCGGAGTGTGCCAAGTTTCTGCAGCCTGATTGCACTCGCCTTGGAGGCGTGAGCGAATTCCTTACCGTAAGCTTGCTGGCAAGAATATTTGGTGTGCCCGTGGTGCCTCATGTGGGAGATATGGGACAGATCCATCAACATCTTGTCCTTTTCAATCATGTTGCTTTGGGACACCCGAAGACATTTCTCGAATACATTCCTCATTTGAGCACGCACTTTGTCCATCCAGCAGTGGTCAAGGACGGCCGATACCAAACTCCCCAGGAAGCCGGAAGCAGTAGCGACCTCGTATGA
- a CDS encoding L-rhamnose/proton symporter RhaT translates to MTANMVGIALALFGGIVVGNCMSPIKRIKVWPWECTWLVFSFVSLLLVPVSLCFYAVPGWPALYWGLTARDLYPSFAFGFGWGVAQVLFGIAIRRLGMALGFTVVVGLGTVFGTLIPFLAHRQGSLFAGRGLMLVCGCALMTLGVGLSGWAGQMRDFRKHESSAANYLSGFIIATISGVLSSMLNLSLSFGGGISEAAVKRGAHSAVAVVAIWPIALAGGLIPNFFYSFWLLIRNRSWNNFRKPVPDGLWSGLMGFLWISAVVLYGLATYQLGPLGDSAGWAIYQITMVLTACMAGVIAGEWKNASRPSVTAFLVSILPLLTATVILAKATK, encoded by the coding sequence ATGACAGCGAACATGGTTGGAATTGCATTGGCACTGTTTGGAGGCATAGTCGTCGGCAATTGTATGTCGCCGATCAAACGCATTAAGGTTTGGCCATGGGAGTGTACGTGGCTTGTTTTTAGTTTCGTGTCATTGCTTCTGGTTCCGGTGTCGTTGTGCTTTTACGCTGTGCCAGGTTGGCCCGCGCTCTACTGGGGATTGACTGCCCGTGACTTGTACCCTTCCTTTGCATTCGGTTTCGGTTGGGGAGTAGCGCAGGTACTTTTTGGCATCGCCATCCGACGGCTCGGAATGGCACTGGGATTCACCGTGGTTGTTGGACTGGGTACTGTCTTCGGCACCCTGATTCCGTTCTTGGCGCATCGGCAAGGTAGCCTGTTCGCCGGAAGAGGGCTCATGCTGGTGTGCGGCTGCGCGTTGATGACGCTTGGGGTGGGATTATCGGGTTGGGCCGGGCAAATGAGGGATTTCAGGAAGCATGAATCTTCCGCGGCGAACTATCTGTCGGGATTCATCATTGCTACGATCTCGGGTGTATTGTCTTCAATGCTCAATTTGTCCCTTTCCTTTGGTGGAGGGATCAGTGAGGCGGCTGTGAAGCGAGGTGCCCACTCTGCAGTCGCGGTTGTTGCCATTTGGCCCATTGCTCTCGCAGGAGGACTCATCCCCAATTTCTTTTACTCGTTCTGGCTGCTTATTCGGAATCGCAGCTGGAACAACTTCAGAAAGCCAGTTCCGGATGGGCTCTGGAGCGGATTGATGGGCTTCTTGTGGATCTCCGCGGTTGTACTCTACGGACTGGCAACTTATCAGTTGGGGCCGCTCGGGGACTCCGCAGGTTGGGCGATCTACCAGATCACCATGGTGCTAACAGCGTGCATGGCCGGTGTAATCGCTGGCGAGTGGAAGAATGCTTCGCGACCATCCGTGACAGCCTTTCTCGTTAGTATCCTCCCGCTGCTGACGGCGACTGTCATCCTCGCGAAAGCGACGAAATAA
- a CDS encoding alpha-L-fucosidase, producing MSAQTASRRHFLKLGSAAGVLSMLPRFAVANDLDNPHTAWFRKAKFGMFIHWGPYSLASVEASWPIMRPSGKWNISEAEYRSLWKRFNPTKYDPDHFIDLARSAGQQYMVFTTKHHDGFCMFDSDYTDYKITKTPYGKDIVGMLADACKRREMPLGFYYSPPDLTHPGFRDTSKLAKENWNGEPNRPEWSSYLNYMELQLTELLTRYGDCKIIWFDGLNHQQKYDGQRFLRLIHTLQPKTLVNDRIGVRGDFVTPEQFIPKAIPTKDVEVRGADPSIAFHQGVPQASEFQLWETCMTINKTWAYNANDRDFKSTQELIRALIEVASRGGNFLLNIGPQPDGLVQPEFQERLRGIGDWLEINGESIFDTIYGPIQNVAGIRTTSGRDHVYVHLFDPPNGSLVLPDFARKVASVRLLATSQLVRFSQTEQEVTIQIVDLPRTSSVNVLALRLI from the coding sequence ATGAGCGCTCAAACTGCTTCGAGGCGTCACTTTCTCAAACTGGGTTCTGCGGCCGGGGTTCTCTCCATGTTGCCGCGATTTGCAGTCGCAAACGATCTCGATAATCCTCATACGGCATGGTTTCGCAAAGCAAAGTTTGGCATGTTTATCCATTGGGGACCATATTCTCTGGCTAGCGTCGAAGCGTCGTGGCCCATCATGCGGCCGTCTGGGAAATGGAATATCAGCGAAGCGGAATATCGTTCTCTTTGGAAGCGATTTAATCCCACCAAGTATGATCCAGATCACTTTATCGATCTAGCGCGCAGCGCCGGTCAGCAATACATGGTCTTCACAACGAAGCACCATGATGGTTTCTGCATGTTTGATTCTGATTACACGGATTACAAGATTACAAAGACGCCGTATGGCAAAGACATCGTTGGCATGCTTGCAGATGCTTGTAAGAGGCGCGAGATGCCGCTCGGCTTTTACTATTCGCCACCGGACCTCACGCATCCAGGATTTCGTGACACGTCCAAGTTAGCAAAAGAGAACTGGAATGGGGAACCCAATCGTCCAGAATGGTCGTCCTACCTCAACTACATGGAACTGCAACTCACGGAGTTATTGACGCGATACGGAGATTGCAAGATCATCTGGTTCGACGGCCTGAATCATCAGCAGAAATACGATGGCCAAAGGTTTCTTAGGCTCATTCATACCCTTCAACCCAAGACCTTGGTTAATGATCGCATTGGGGTGCGCGGCGACTTCGTAACCCCGGAACAGTTTATCCCAAAGGCGATTCCTACAAAGGACGTGGAGGTGCGTGGGGCCGATCCCAGTATTGCTTTTCATCAAGGAGTACCCCAGGCAAGCGAGTTCCAGCTTTGGGAAACTTGCATGACGATCAATAAGACCTGGGCATACAACGCGAATGACCGCGACTTCAAATCCACACAAGAGTTAATTCGTGCCCTCATTGAGGTGGCGAGTCGAGGTGGAAACTTCCTCTTGAACATTGGGCCGCAACCAGATGGCCTTGTGCAGCCAGAATTTCAAGAACGACTTCGGGGTATCGGAGACTGGTTAGAAATCAATGGAGAGTCAATTTTCGATACAATCTATGGACCGATCCAAAATGTGGCAGGAATAAGAACGACCTCTGGTCGTGATCATGTCTATGTGCATCTTTTTGATCCACCCAACGGATCGCTCGTTCTCCCGGATTTTGCGCGGAAAGTGGCGTCTGTACGGTTATTGGCCACAAGTCAACTGGTACGGTTTTCGCAGACTGAACAAGAAGTAACGATTCAAATTGTCGATCTACCGCGGACTTCGAGTGTGAATGTACTGGCACTTAGACTGATTTAG
- a CDS encoding TonB-dependent receptor, translating into MTLALFLILTASQVLAQGVSGRIVGTVLDSTGAAVNNVKVTVTSEDTGISFSGTADSRGEYRVNNLPPGNYRIQIEAAGMQTVISKGNIVTVDNATIVPFTLQVGTTNQSVTVTATNPLIDSTSSSLGEVLDAHEVTNLPLNGRVFSQLVQTVPGSVQAGFGSAPEAAAGAGASGPITASVNGMPWGGTTYTLDGVNNMEMLNAFINVTPPLDSIHEVKISTNNADITVGTYGGAQVNAFIKSGTNNFHGSAYEFFRDDALNAYQWRATSKAPYRANQFGGSFGGPILRNKAFFFVDYQGLLLSNGISYILTVPTTLMTQGTFLKSQFPSPIYDPLTKAPFPTVNTPQGPAWQIPTNRFDPVSANMVSGNKIWPAATDQTSTSNNYKANTVEPDKSHQFDAKLDYQFGNGDRIFGRESYQQRDLSAPSPGTPFIQIGDVNAKSRNHNAALGYNHTFSPTMLNELRFGFNRFYTQDFGNDLGTNENTALGIPNGNSAIFGATGIGNFSIGNIASTGSQGWTNSQRISNSYQITDNLTKVWGQHTVTFGEDYRRLQASLTNSDANKNGDFNYISDYTSSCTLDPSCTTPIGGNQFASFLLGLPSSLDRGFVATKPATRANLLGIYAGDQYRVNRTLTVNLALRWDLITAAIDKNNRQSNFNLATGVLDFAKDGNRAPNVDNYYGGYSPRVGFAYSPTSGGTTVSGAFGITHFPGNFGAMGGFLERNFPFFEVFNSPAQQRNVPLQPLSVVGLPQYVPTSTTASVAPPPGVTVSIMTKKMQPDVAYAWNVGVQQKVTDSLAFSITYVGTRGVHLFRRYNINTPPPGNTPYNSRLPYRYFNSAGQQYATNMDYAAADGSSIYHALQAETKVNISHSLVGRVNYTWSKEIDDMSVWWPLDDRYNRGEGRNQAPNIPQNFIASLIYQLPFGPGQRWLTSAPRPAEVLFGGWQFSTITKLQSGSPLAFTAAYDNLGSGVSNRANVTCNSVRTIGAISKWFDTSCFTTPAALQLGNSGSGKVHGPGFHNADLSLSKSETIHESMKISVQLDAFNLTNTPYYSNPDTNLGHSNFGQIGSARGNPRQLQIGAHFTF; encoded by the coding sequence ATGACGTTGGCGCTTTTTCTCATCTTGACTGCGTCCCAGGTGCTTGCTCAAGGTGTCAGCGGGCGCATCGTCGGGACGGTTCTGGATTCGACGGGCGCAGCGGTCAACAACGTGAAAGTAACGGTCACAAGCGAGGACACTGGGATAAGTTTCTCAGGGACCGCCGATTCGCGAGGTGAATATCGAGTCAACAATTTACCACCTGGAAATTATCGAATCCAGATTGAGGCGGCCGGAATGCAGACCGTCATCTCAAAGGGCAATATCGTTACGGTGGATAACGCCACAATCGTCCCTTTCACCCTCCAGGTCGGAACAACAAACCAATCCGTCACGGTAACTGCCACCAACCCGCTCATCGACAGCACGAGTTCGTCTCTAGGCGAGGTGCTGGATGCTCATGAGGTTACGAACCTGCCTCTGAACGGCCGGGTCTTTTCGCAGCTGGTGCAGACCGTTCCCGGCTCCGTGCAGGCTGGCTTCGGCAGTGCGCCTGAGGCTGCCGCCGGCGCCGGAGCATCCGGGCCAATTACAGCGAGCGTCAACGGAATGCCTTGGGGCGGCACGACCTACACCCTGGATGGCGTAAACAACATGGAAATGCTCAACGCCTTCATTAATGTCACGCCACCGCTCGATTCCATCCATGAGGTTAAGATCTCGACAAATAACGCGGACATCACCGTTGGGACTTATGGTGGAGCACAGGTCAACGCGTTCATCAAGTCCGGCACGAACAATTTTCACGGCTCCGCCTATGAGTTCTTTCGCGACGATGCACTCAACGCCTATCAGTGGCGTGCAACGAGTAAGGCTCCATATCGAGCCAACCAGTTCGGCGGATCGTTCGGCGGCCCCATCCTGCGCAACAAAGCGTTCTTCTTCGTCGACTATCAGGGGCTTCTCCTCAGCAATGGCATCAGCTATATTCTTACCGTTCCTACAACGCTGATGACGCAGGGCACATTCTTGAAGAGCCAGTTCCCTTCTCCAATCTACGATCCGTTGACAAAAGCTCCCTTTCCCACCGTCAACACTCCGCAGGGACCCGCGTGGCAAATTCCTACCAACCGTTTCGATCCTGTGTCGGCCAATATGGTGTCGGGAAACAAGATATGGCCCGCAGCAACCGACCAAACCAGCACCAGCAACAACTACAAAGCCAACACCGTCGAACCCGACAAGAGCCATCAGTTCGATGCCAAGTTGGACTATCAGTTCGGCAATGGCGACCGCATCTTCGGTCGTGAGTCCTACCAACAGCGCGATCTTTCGGCTCCCTCGCCAGGAACACCATTTATTCAGATTGGTGACGTCAATGCCAAGAGCCGGAATCACAACGCTGCTCTTGGCTATAACCATACCTTCTCGCCGACGATGCTCAACGAGTTGCGCTTTGGCTTCAATCGTTTTTATACACAGGACTTCGGCAACGACCTTGGCACCAACGAAAATACAGCACTCGGCATTCCGAACGGAAACAGCGCAATTTTCGGGGCGACGGGGATAGGCAACTTCAGCATCGGAAACATCGCGTCGACCGGCTCTCAAGGCTGGACAAACTCACAACGTATCTCCAACTCCTACCAGATCACCGATAATCTAACCAAGGTCTGGGGTCAGCACACGGTAACCTTCGGCGAGGACTACCGGCGGTTGCAGGCTTCACTCACCAACTCAGACGCGAACAAGAACGGAGATTTCAACTACATCTCCGACTACACCAGCAGTTGCACCCTGGATCCAAGCTGTACAACTCCAATCGGAGGCAACCAGTTTGCGAGTTTCCTACTCGGCCTCCCTTCTAGCCTCGACCGCGGTTTCGTCGCGACCAAACCTGCTACCCGAGCCAACCTGCTAGGTATTTATGCGGGAGACCAGTACCGTGTCAACCGCACCCTTACAGTAAACCTTGCGCTACGCTGGGACCTGATTACAGCGGCCATTGACAAAAACAACCGTCAGTCCAACTTCAATCTCGCCACTGGCGTTCTTGACTTTGCCAAAGATGGCAACCGCGCGCCCAACGTGGACAATTATTATGGCGGCTACTCGCCGCGCGTTGGCTTTGCCTACTCCCCCACCAGTGGCGGAACCACTGTAAGCGGCGCCTTTGGTATCACCCACTTCCCTGGAAACTTTGGCGCAATGGGAGGGTTTCTCGAGCGCAACTTCCCCTTCTTTGAAGTCTTCAATAGCCCTGCCCAGCAACGCAACGTGCCTCTACAACCTCTCAGCGTGGTTGGCCTGCCGCAGTATGTTCCCACCTCAACCACAGCATCCGTCGCACCTCCGCCAGGGGTCACCGTCAGCATTATGACGAAAAAGATGCAACCCGACGTGGCTTATGCATGGAACGTTGGTGTACAACAAAAAGTCACCGATTCGCTCGCCTTCAGCATCACCTATGTCGGTACCCGTGGAGTGCATCTCTTCCGGCGTTACAACATCAACACCCCGCCGCCAGGAAATACGCCCTATAACTCGCGCCTTCCCTACAGGTACTTCAACTCAGCCGGACAGCAGTACGCGACCAACATGGACTACGCTGCCGCCGATGGTTCCTCTATCTATCATGCGTTGCAAGCTGAGACGAAGGTTAACATCTCTCACTCGCTGGTCGGGCGTGTGAACTACACCTGGTCAAAAGAGATCGACGATATGAGCGTCTGGTGGCCACTCGACGATCGCTACAACCGGGGTGAAGGCAGAAACCAGGCTCCTAACATTCCGCAGAACTTCATCGCCAGTCTCATCTATCAATTGCCGTTTGGCCCCGGTCAGCGCTGGCTTACCTCAGCCCCACGTCCGGCAGAGGTACTTTTCGGAGGATGGCAATTTAGTACCATCACGAAGCTGCAGTCCGGCAGCCCTCTTGCTTTCACAGCAGCCTACGACAACCTCGGCAGCGGAGTGAGCAATCGCGCAAATGTTACGTGCAATTCTGTTCGAACGATCGGCGCGATTTCAAAATGGTTCGATACAAGCTGCTTCACGACACCGGCAGCACTCCAACTGGGCAATTCAGGTTCAGGAAAGGTCCACGGCCCCGGCTTCCACAACGCGGATCTGTCTTTGTCGAAATCCGAAACTATCCACGAATCGATGAAGATTAGCGTACAACTGGATGCCTTTAATCTCACAAATACGCCGTACTATTCCAATCCGGACACAAACCTCGGGCACTCCAACTTTGGTCAGATCGGCAGTGCAAGAGGAAATCCGCGCCAGCTGCAGATTGGGGCTCACTTCACCTTTTAG
- a CDS encoding LacI family DNA-binding transcriptional regulator, with product MNIRQVAKAAGVSSATVSRVFTRSAPVDPQTEHRVHKAAKQLGYFPNTYARILSSGKSYTYGLIISDITNPFFPDLVKLFERHALEYDYETLVVDTDYDLKRMEQCVRRLLEHKVDGVAIMTSEMEPKLIQILSRRDIPLVFLDTGKVGRNISNITIDYEHGIALAIDHLLQLGHERIALIQGPPTLKSAVTRRNAFISSLKRQNITLRREYIRTGNHGVDGGQAAMNELLDLPSPPTAVMCSNDLTAIGALDAAYTRGVQVPSELSLIGFDDIQLSGLMQPPLTTIRVSRVEIALRAFMALYDAIPGSRKRTANHIIATELIARRSTAPPPKPSGESQSTKHTVGVRSAQNKN from the coding sequence ATGAATATCCGCCAGGTAGCGAAGGCGGCTGGGGTTTCCTCCGCTACAGTATCTCGTGTATTTACGCGATCGGCACCAGTCGATCCACAGACAGAACACCGCGTACATAAAGCGGCAAAGCAGCTCGGGTACTTTCCGAATACCTATGCTCGCATACTCAGCTCAGGTAAAAGCTATACTTATGGCCTGATTATTTCGGATATCACTAACCCCTTCTTTCCCGATCTAGTAAAGCTCTTCGAAAGACATGCGCTTGAGTACGACTACGAAACTCTGGTCGTTGATACCGACTACGATCTGAAGCGCATGGAGCAATGCGTACGACGACTACTGGAACACAAGGTCGATGGAGTCGCGATCATGACCTCTGAGATGGAGCCCAAGCTGATCCAGATACTCAGCCGTCGCGATATTCCCTTGGTGTTTCTGGATACTGGTAAGGTTGGTCGCAACATCAGCAATATCACAATCGACTACGAACATGGCATCGCTCTTGCGATCGACCATCTCTTGCAGCTTGGGCACGAGCGCATTGCTTTGATCCAGGGTCCGCCAACCTTGAAGTCAGCCGTGACACGACGGAACGCATTCATTTCCTCACTTAAACGGCAAAACATTACGCTTCGGCGTGAGTACATCCGCACTGGAAATCATGGAGTCGATGGTGGCCAGGCCGCCATGAATGAGTTACTTGATCTTCCCTCCCCTCCTACCGCCGTGATGTGTTCTAACGATCTCACAGCGATCGGAGCTCTCGATGCGGCGTACACACGTGGTGTTCAAGTTCCATCTGAACTATCCCTGATAGGATTCGATGATATTCAACTAAGCGGCCTCATGCAGCCGCCGCTCACGACCATTCGCGTCTCGCGTGTTGAGATTGCCTTAAGAGCATTCATGGCGCTTTACGACGCCATTCCTGGGTCACGAAAGCGAACTGCAAACCACATCATCGCTACAGAGTTGATCGCTCGCCGTTCTACTGCCCCTCCACCAAAACCATCGGGGGAATCGCAATCAACAAAACATACCGTTGGAGTTCGATCTGCACAGAACAAAAACTGA